The nucleotide window TCAGAGACCGTATCCAGGCTGTTGCGGGTGGCAGACGCGAAGCCTAACCAGCCTGCCAGCTGCTCACGGTCGATTTCATAGGCGGTACCGGCCAGGGCGCCACAGCCTAACGGACTGACGTCCAGACGTTTGAGCGTATCCTGCAGGCGGCTTTCGTCACGGGCCAGCATCTCTACATACGCCAGGCACCAGTGCGCAAACGTCACCGGCTGGGCACGCTGCAGGTGAGTGTACCCCGGCATTACGGCATCCTGATTGGCTTCGGCCGTTGCCACCAGCGCCTGCTGCAGCTGACGCGAGGCGATCAGCAGTTCACTGACCTGCGCTTTGCACCACAGTTTGAGATCGGTCGCCACCTGGTCATTACGGCTGCGGCCGGTATGCAGCTTTTTGCCGAGTGCGCCCACTTTCTCAATCAGGCGTCCCTCAACATAGCTGTGAATATCTTCGGCATCGCTTTCAAGGATCTGCTGCGGGTTCGCCCGCACCTCTTCCAGCAAGACGTTCAGCGCGCTTTCCAGCTGCTGCTGCTCTTCGGCTGTCAGAACATTGACCGTTACCAGCGCTTTGGACCAGGCAACGGATCCGATAATATCCTGCTCTGCCAGACGATAGTCGAAGCGCAGTGAGTCATTAAACTGTTTGAAACGTTGATCTGCTGCCTGCGTAAACCGTCCACCCCAAAGTGCCATGTCAGTGCTCCATTAATTCGTTTGGTGAGAAATAGAATGCGGAGCGCCAGGGGAGCGTTCGTCTCTCCCCGGCGCTGAGTGCCTTAGCGGCAGATTACTTCTTTTCGTTCAGCGCACGAATGCGTGAAGAGAGTGAGAACAGACGGATGAAACCGCCGGCATGACGGTGATCGTACACTTCATCTTCGCCGAAGGTAGCAAACTCTTCTGAATAGAGGCTGTTAGCCGATTTCTTCTGAATCGCAGTCACCTGGCCTTTATAGAGCTGCAGCACCACTTCACCATTTACGTCTGCTGCCAGGGATTCAGCCGCAGCCTGAATCGATTTGCGCAGCGGCGCAAACCAGCGACCGTCGTAAACCACATAAGACATCTCATGACCCAGCTGCTCGCGCCATTTGAAGCTGTCGCGATCCAGAACCAGCTGCTCTACCGCACGCAGCGCATTCACCATGATGGTGCCGCCAGGCGTTTCGTAGCAGCCGCGGGATTTGATCCCCACCAGACGGTTTTCCACGATATCGATACGCCCCACACCGTGCTTCGCACCGATCGTGTTCAGCGCTTCCAGACACTGGTACGGGCTGAGTGTTTTGCCGTTGACGGCAACCACACGCCCTTTCTCTACGGAAACGGTGACCTGCTCAGGCTGATCCGGCGCTTCCAGCGGATCCACGGTCCAGACCCAGCAATCTTTATTCGGCGCATTCCACGGGCTTTCCAGCACGCCGCCTTCGGTGGAGATGTGCCAGGCGTTTTCGTCACGGCTGTAGATCTTCTCCAGCGATGCGGTGGTCGGGATATTGCGCTCTTTCAGGTAGTCCAGCAACGCTTCGCGGGAACGCAGGTCCCATTCACGCCATGGCGCTACAACTTTCAGCTGAGGAGCCAGCGCGGTGTAGGTGGTTTCAAAACGAACCTGGTCGTTACCTTTACCGGTCGCACCGTGGCACAGGGCATCTGCACCCACTTTCAGCGCCAGCTCAACCTGGGCTTTGGCGATGATCGGACGCGCCATAGAGGTCCCGAGCAGGTAGGTGCCCTCATACAGCGCACCGGTCTGCAGAACGGGATAGACGTAGTCGCTGATGAACTCTTCACGCAGATCGACCACGTGGCATTCAGAGGCACCGGACTGCAACGCTTTCTGCTCAACGCCTTCCAGATCGCCGCGCTCCTGACCGATATCCGCTACAAACGCCACCACTTCACAGCCGCCGTAGTTCTCTTTCAGCCATGGAATGATCGCGGAAGTATCCAGACCACCGGAGTAAGCCAGTACGATTTTCTTGATGCTCTTGTCTTGCATTGTCTTTTCCTTGAATACTTTGTTAAGCGAGGATCCGGGTGCCAATCGACACGCCGTTAAACAGGGTTGGCAGCTGCTCAGCATGGCGCCAGCTGGCGATGTCCACCGGACGGCCCAGCGTACGGGCCGCGTCCAGGGCAGCATGCACTTTCACAATCATGCCGTCAGTAATGACGCCTTCAGCAATCAGCTTTTCGGCGTAAGCGGCGGTCATCTCTTCTATCCGCTGGCCTTTGCCATCCAGAATGCCGCTGACATCGGAGAGCAGGATCAGATCTGCGCCCAGCGTGGCGGCCAGCGCGGTCGCTGCCTGGTCGGCATTGACGTTCATTAACTTGCCATCCTGAGTGATGCCGATGGAGCTGATTACCGGCAGGAAGCCCGCCGTCAGTAAGGTATTAATCAGCACCGGCGAACCTGGCGTAGCCTGCCCGACGTGGCCAAGCTCTTCATCGAAGGCTTCAACGTTAACGCTGCCGCCGTCGCCCAGGCAGAGTCCGACCGCCTCAATGCCCTGTTTCTTTGACCAGGCAAGCAGGGTCTTATTGGCGGTTCCGGCCAGCGCACCGGTGATGATATCGATCTGATCGGCTGGCGTGACGCGCAGGCCATTTTTCTTTTTCACCGGCAGCGACAGCTTGCTCATCAGCTCGTCAACCAGACAGCCGCCGCCATGCACGATCAGCAGCTGACGCTGGTGCGTGGCGCGGTAAGCCACCAGCGCATCGAACAGACGCGCCAGCGCTTCTTCGCTGTCCAGCAGCACGCCGCCGAGTTTGATAATTAAAGGATTGGTCATAATCGTATCCGCTGATTAAATAAGTGACTGAGTTTCCGGGAAGCCGAAGCGAATATTCAGGCACTGTACCGCCTGAGATGACGCCCCCTTCAGCAGGTTATCCTCTGCCGAAACCACAATCAGATGTTCCCCCTGCACGGCGAAGCCGATATCACAGAACGGCAGCCCGACCACGCCTTTAATTGACGGCACACCTTTGTCATACAGACGAACCAGCGGCTTATCGTGATAGGCATTATGGAAGGCTTCAGCCACATCCTCGCGCGTGACGCCTGCTTTCAACCGACAGGTGGTGGTCGCCAGGATACCGCGAGGGAAGTTGCCCAGATGCGGGGTGAAAATCACCGGCACGCCAAGGTGCGCGGCAATTTCTGGCTGATGGCGGTGGGTGAAGATGCCGTAAGGCTGCAGGCTGACTTCACAGAAGCTGGTCCCCATGGCCGCTTTGCGTCCGGCGCCGCTGACGCCGCTGGTGGCATTGATCACCGGCCACTGTGCGTTATTCAGTAAATCCGCTTCGATTAGCGGCTTCAGCGCCAGCTGCGCCGCGGTGGGGTAGCAACCCGGTACAGCGATCAGCTGAGCTTCTTTAATTTGGTCATGCTGCCATTCAGCCAGACCATAGACCGCTTTTTCCAGCCATGCCTGATGCTGATGTGAGAAGCCATAATAGTCGGTGAAGAAGCTTTCGCTGTTTACGCGGAAAGCCGCAGAGAGATCGAATACCACGCAACCTGCAGCAAGAAACTCCGGCGCAAGGTCATGGCTGACTTCGTGCGCGGTCGCCAGGAAAACAACATCCACCTTCTCCGCATACTCTGCCGCGCCGCTCAGGGGCATCAGCGGCATATCAAGGATGCCTTTCAGCTGCGGATGAAGATCGGAAAGCAATTTTCCTGCGTCCGGGCTTTGCGCTGAAACCGCCAAAGCGGTTATGTTCACCTGTGGATGACGATTCAGATAAGTCGCGAGCTCTACGCCAGCATAGCCACTGGCACCAACAATCAGCGTGTTCAACATCAGACTGACTACCTTATTCGGTTCGGTCTCAAAATTTCGGGATGCAGCAGTTTACGCTGGGTTCCCATGCGAGCGGCGCTGGACTCTGGAACGTTGCCATCCGTACGCCATTAATGTATTTTTATTCACTATTACTGCATGAATATTGATACTATCCTAACGCAAGGACTGTCAACAGTGAAGACAAAATTACCGCCTTTTATCGAGCTCTACCGTGAGTTGATTGCCACACCGTCAATCAGCGCAACCGACATCGCCATCGATCAGAGTAATGAAACTTTAATCAATATGCTGGCTGGCTGGTTTCGCGACCTTGGTTTCAGTGTTGAGGTGCAGCCCGTCCCCGGTACGCGTCATAAATTCAATATGCTGGCGAAAACAGGCAGCGGCGCGGGCGGCCTGCTGTTAGCAGGTCATACCGATACCGTGCCGTTTGACGATGGCCGCTGGACGCGCGATCCCTTCACGCTGACGGAGCACGATAACAAGCTCTATGGGCTGGGCACCGCGGACATGAAAGGCTTCTTCGCCTTTATTTTAGATACCCTGCGCGATGTTGATGTGACAAAGCTGGAGAAACCGCTCTATATCCTGGCCACCGCCGATGAAGAAACCACCATGGCCGGCGCGAAATATTTCTCCGAGAACACCACTATTCGTCCCGACTGCGCCATTATCGGCGAGCCAACGTCGCTGAAACCGGTTCGTGCCCATAAAGGTCATTTATCGCAGGCGATCCGTATTCAGGGCCAGTCTGGCCACTCCAGCGATCCGGCTCGTGGCGTGAACGCTATTGAACTGATGCATGAATCGATCACGCATTTGATGGGCCTGCGTAACACGCTGAAAGAGCGCTATCATCACGACGGCTTCGCTATCCCCTATCCCACCATGAACTTTGGCTACATCAACGGTGGTGATGCACCGAACCGCATCTGCGCCTGCTGTGACATGTATATGGATATCCGCCCGTTACCCGGCTTGTCACTGAACGAGCTGGAAGGATTGCTGAATGAGGCGCTGGCACCGGTCAGTGAGCGCTGGCCAGGACGCGTGACCGTCAGCGAGCTGCATCCGCCTATTCCGGGCTACGAATGTCCGCGTAATCATCAGTTAGTGCAGGTTGTGGAGAAATTGCTGGGAACAGAGACGGAAATCGTTAACTACTGCACCGAAGCGCCCTTCATTAACGAGTTATGCCCGACGCTGGTGCTGGGTCCGGGATCGATCAATCAGGCACACCAGCCGGATGAATATATCGATACCGCATTTATTAAACCAACGCGCGAACTGATCGCCCAGGTCGTGCAGCATTTCTGCCACCATTAAATGACATTCGGGGCATTTCACTACAGAATCAGCGTCTTGCCCCAGAATTGTTCCGACTTTCATGATAAGAATAACTTATCTCGCTTCGCCGTAATTAAATTTCATAAATTCCCGTGATTTAGCCGCAGAATTCGTCAGATTTAAGTCATTTGACGAACGGTTACGAACGTGGCTAGATAAAAGGTAACGTTATGCCGGCAACGGTGAAATAAAGTGACATAACAAGAAGGGTGTCAGGGATCATATGAACGAACAATATTCCGCAATGCGAAGTAATGTCAGTATGCTCGGCAAACTGCTCGGGGATACGATAAAGGATGCGCTTGGAGAGAACATCCTTGAGCGGGTGGAAACTATCCGCAAGCTCTCTAAGTCATCCCGTGCGGGAAATGACGCTCATCGCAAAGAATTGCTGTCAACGCTGCAAAACCTGTCAAATGATGAGTTGCTGCCTGTGGCACGCGCCTTCAGCCAGTTTCTGAATCTCACCAACGTTGCCGAGCAGTACCATACCATTTCGCCCAAAGGTGAAGGGGCCCATCACCCTGAGATGCTCAGCAAGGTCTTTGACCGGCTGAAGCAGCAGCCAAACCTGACCGAAGCGCAGATCCGCGAAGCGATCGAGTCACTTTCACTGGAGCTGGTGCTGACCGCTCACCCGACAGAAATTACCCGCCGGACGCTGATCCACAAGCTGGTGGAGGTGAACAGCTGCCTGAAGCAGCTCGATCACAACGATCTTTCTGATTACGATCGATCGCTGATTATGCGCCGTCTTCGCCAGTTGGTGGCCCAGGCCTGGCATACCGATGAGATCCGTAAATATCGCCCTTCCCCGATCGATGAGGCCAAGTGGGGCTTTGCCGTGGTGGAGAATAGCCTGTGGGAAGGCGTGCCTGGCTTCCTGCGTGAGTTGAATGAGCAGGTTGAAGCCTCGTTCGGCGTGAAGCTGCCGGTAGACTTTGTGCCGGTTCAGTTTACCTCCTGGATGGGTGGCGACCGCGACGGGAACCCGAACGTTACCGCTGATATTACCCGCCATGCGCTGCAGCTCAGCCGCTGGAAGGCAACGGATCTCTTCCTGCGTGATATCGCAGTGCTGGTTTCTGAACTCTCCATGTCGGAATGTACGCCAGAGGTTCGTGAACTGTGCGGCAATCCTGAAGCGCTGGAACCTTACCGTGAGATCATGAAGAACCTGCGCGGTCAGCTGATGAGCACCCAGTCTTACCTGGAGCGTCGTCTGAAAGGTGAACGTCTGCCGCGTCCGGCCGACCTGCTGATTTCCAATGACCAGCTGTGGGATCCGCTCTACACCTGTTATCAGTCGTTGCAGGCCTGTGGCATGGGCATTATCGCTAACGGGCAGCTGCTGGATACGCTGCGCCGCGTGAAATGCTTCGGCGTGCCGCTGGTGCGTATCGATATCCGCCAGGAGAGTACCCGCCATACTGAAGCCATCGCCGAAATCACCCGCTTCCTGGGCTTAGGCGATTATGAAAGCTGGTCGGAAGCGGACAAACAGGCGTTCCTGATCCGCGAGCTGAATTCAAAGCGCCCGCTGTTACCACGTCAGTGGCAGCCGAGTGCCGAAACGCGTGAAGTGCTGGAAACCTGCCGCGTCGTCGCTGAAGTGCCGAAAGGCTCTGTTGCCGCCTACGTGATTTCGATGGCGAAAGTCCCCTCCGACGTGCTGGCAGTGCATCTGCTGCTGAAAGAAGCTGGCATTCCGTTCACCCTGCCAGTCGTGCCGCTGTTTGAAACGCTGGACGATCTGAACAACGCCAATGATGTGATGAACCAGCTGCTGAATATTGACTGGTATCGCGGCATCATTCAGGGCAAGCAGATGGTGATGATTGGCTATTCCGACTCGGCAAAAGATGCGGGCGTCATGGCGGCAAGCTGGGCGCAGTATCAGGCTCAGGATGCGTTAATTAAGACCTGCGAGAAAGCCGGTATCGCGCTGACGCTGTTCCACGGACGCGGCGGCTCTATTGGCCGTGGCGGCGCACCTGCCCATGCGGCACTGCTCTCCCAGCCGCCAGGCAGCCTGAAGGGCGGTCTGCGCGTCACCGAACAGGGTGAGATGATCCGCTTTAAATATGGCCTGCCGGAAGTCACCATCAGCAGTCTGTCGCTCTATACCGGCGCCATTCTGGAGGCTAACCTGCTGCCTCCGCCGGAGCCAGAGGCAGCGTGGTGCGGCATCATGGACCAGCTCTCTGCGGACTCCTGCGCGATGTACCGTGGCTACGTGCGGGAAAACAAGGATTTCGTCCCCTACTTCCGCTCGGCAACGCCTGAGCAGGAGCTGGGCAAACTGCCGCTCGGCTCTCGTCCGGCAAAACGTCGCGCCAGCGGCGGCGTGGAGTCGCTGCGGGCCATTCCGTGGATCTTCGCCTGGACGCAGAACCGCCTGATGCTGCCCGCGTGGCTGGGTGCCGGTGCCGCGCTGCAAAAAGCGATGGAAGCTGGGCATCAGGATCAGCTGGAAACCATGTGCCGCGACTGGCCATTCTTCTCCACCCGTCTCGGTATGCTGGAGATGGTGTTCTCCAAAGCGGATTTGTGGCTGGCTGAATATTATGACCAGCGTCTGGTTGAACAGCCGCTCTGGCCACTGGGGAAACAGCTCAGGGATCAGCTCGATTCCGATATCAAAGCGGTGCTGACTATTGCCAACGATGCGCACTTAATGGCCGATCAGCCGTGGATTGCCGAGTCCATAGCGCTGCGAAACGTCTATACGGATCCGCTGAACGTGCTGCAGGCCGAGCTGCTTCACCGTTCCCGTCAGCTTGAAATAAAAGGCGAAGAGCCTAATGCTGATGTGGAACAGGCGCTGATGGTAACAATAGCGGGCGTGGCGGCCGGGATGCGTAATACCGGTTAAGTACAGCGTCCGGGTGGGGGCCATCTGCACAGCTTGCAGCGTGGCCTCCAGGCCCGACAGACTGAATGCAGTTATAAAAAAAGACGCCCTGAGGCGTCTTTTTTTATGTGTTTGTTCTCAGGCAACCGAGGCGACAGGCCTTACGCCCAGCGTATGGCAAATAGCGTAGCTCATCTCTGCACGGTTCAGGGTATAGAAATGGAAGTCCTTCACGCCTTCACGGCTGAGGATTTTTACCATATCCATCGCCACGTTAGCGCCAACCATTTTGCGCGTTTCCGGATCTTCATCCAGCCCGGCAAACATGCTGGTCATCCAGCCCGGCACACGCACGTTGGTCATGGCAGCGAAACGTTGCAGCTGTTTGAAGTTTGATACGGGCAGAATACCCGGCACGATTTCCACATCAATGCCTGCCGCTACACAGCGGTCGCGAAAGCGCAGATAGCTTTCCACATCAAAGAAAAACTGGGTAATCGCCCGGTTGGCTCCCGCATCAATTTTGCGCTTAAGGTTGATCAGGTCCGCCTGAGCACTTTTGGCTTCGGGGTGAACTTCCGGGTAAGCCGCTACAGAGATATCGAAATCACCCACTTCTTTCAGTAAACCTACCAGATCCGCACCGTACATTTCCGGCTTTCCGCCGCCTGGCGGCAGGTCGCCACGCAGCGCCACGATATGGCGAATGCCGTTATCCCAGTAGTCCTGAGCGATAGTACGCAGCTCATCGCGTGTGGCATCAATACAGGTGAGGTGAGGTGCCGCTTCCAGGCCAGTGCGATCTTTAATGCCCTTGATGATGCTGTGCGTCCGGTCACGCTCACCAGAGTTAGCGCCATAGGTCACCGACACAAATTTAGGTTTCAGGCTACTGAGACGATCGATAGAGTTCCACAGGGTTTGTTCCATTTCACTGGTACGCGGCGGAAAAAACTCGAAAGAGACGTTAATTTGCCCGTTCAGTTCGGCCAGACTTTGGTTCAGCGCTTCGCGCTGGTTGGCGTGGAAAAAACTCATACCTGCTTACCTCATCAATCACTCAGGAAATGCTGCTTTATAGCGAACATCCATACGTTTAGACGTCCAGACATTCAAAATGACGTAAATCGGTTATTCAGTCAACAGATAAATAGTGAGCTGGGGTGACCTTTTTTCAACCAGGATGAAAAAAGCTCATGAGAAGAGAAGGATAAAGAAGAGAGGTGGGCCAGCAAAAAAAGGCCCACCTGAAAGATTAAAGCAGTTGAGCAAGACGATTGAGATCGGACTGGATAGCACCAGCTGTGACGTCACGACCTGCACCCGGACCACGGATCACCAGCGGGTTATCGCGATACCAACGGCTTTCAATCGCGAAGACATTGTCACAGGGCAACAGAGAGGCGAGCGGATGATCGTTGCGAACGGCTTCCACACCGACGCGCGCCTTACCATTTGCATCAAACCGGGCAACATAACGCAGCACCAGCCCCATCTCCTGAGCCGCCTCAAACCGCTGCTGCATCTGCTCGTTCAGCGCTTCACCATTTTCAAAAAAGTGATCGACCGACTCCCCTTCACAGCTTTTTGGTACCAGAGACTCTACGCGCACCTGACCAGGTTCGATCTCATAACCCGCTTCACGTGCCAGAATCACCAGCTTGCGCATCACGTCCTGGCCGGAGAGATCCACACGCGGGTCGGGCTCCGTCAGTCCCTGCTGCCAGGCCTGATCCACCAGTTCGGTAAACGGCACCGTGCCATCGTATTGTAAAAACAGCCAGGAGAGCGTACCGGAGAAAATCCCGCTGATGGCAAGAATGCTGTCGCCGCTTTCACGCAGATCCCGCACGGTATGGTTGATCGGTAATCCGGCCCCTACGGTGGCATTGTAAAGCCACTGACGGCCAGTTTTAGCAAAGGCATCACGGATCTGGCGGTAGCGGTTGCCGCTTGAGGCACCTGCTATCTTATTGGCGCTGATGACGTGGAAACCGTGGCTGGCGAAATCCAGGTACTGGTCGGCAAGCGTATCGCTGGCGGTGATATCCAGCACGACCAAATCATCAAACGGGTGCGCCCGCATCCAGAGGAACAGCGACTCTTCATCCTGCTCCACCGCTTCCTCTTCAAAAAAAGCCATCGCCCGACTGGCATCCACGCCCTCATAACTCAGCAGACTACGGCGGCTGTCCACCACGCCTGCCAGCAGGAACTCAAAGCCGGTACGGGCAGAGAGCGTTTTCTGCTCGCGGCCGAAAAGCTCCAGCCAGCGCGAGCCAATGTTACCTTTACCAAATAAGATCAGCCCGATGCGCTTTTCCGCCCGGAACAGGGATTGGTGCAGCCCGCGGATTAAGCTCTCCGTTGGCCCTACACGCAGCACGGCCACCAGGCTGATGCTCTCTTCAGACTGCCAGATAAACTCTACCGGCTGATCTTTCAACTGCTGCCAGAAACGATGGCTGTGGAGGGGATTACGGCATACCCCGGCACCGACCATCGCTACCATCGCCATGCCTTCACGCAGCTGGATGCGGCCAGGAATACCGGCATCCTGCAACAGATTCAGCGCGCTGCTGACCACTTCAGAGGTGTAACAAAGCTGCAGAAGGTTACGATCGGGATGCACGCCGGTGGCTAGCGGACGAAGCT belongs to Erwinia pyri and includes:
- the metF gene encoding methylenetetrahydrofolate reductase, whose amino-acid sequence is MSFFHANQREALNQSLAELNGQINVSFEFFPPRTSEMEQTLWNSIDRLSSLKPKFVSVTYGANSGERDRTHSIIKGIKDRTGLEAAPHLTCIDATRDELRTIAQDYWDNGIRHIVALRGDLPPGGGKPEMYGADLVGLLKEVGDFDISVAAYPEVHPEAKSAQADLINLKRKIDAGANRAITQFFFDVESYLRFRDRCVAAGIDVEIVPGILPVSNFKQLQRFAAMTNVRVPGWMTSMFAGLDEDPETRKMVGANVAMDMVKILSREGVKDFHFYTLNRAEMSYAICHTLGVRPVASVA
- a CDS encoding bifunctional aspartate kinase/homoserine dehydrogenase II, translating into MSQSAVAAGSRQLHKFGGSSLADAKCYQRVAGIMAEYSRPGDIMVVSAAGSTTNQLISWLKLSQSDRLSAHQVQQALRRYQSELIGSLLPADQADGLIGQFIHDLEKLAALLDGKITEAVYAEVVGHGEIWSARLMAAVLSLRDIEASWLDARDFLCAERAAQPEVDEGKSWPLLQQLMIQHPGRRLVVTGFISRNEAGETVLLGRNGSDYSATQIGALAGVSRVTIWSDVAGVYSADPRKVKDACLLPLLRLDEASELARLAAPVLHTRTLQPVSGSDIDLQLRCSYQPEQGSTRIERVLASGTGARIVTSHDDVCLIEFQVPPQHDFASLHKEIDHLLKRAQLRPLATGVHPDRNLLQLCYTSEVVSSALNLLQDAGIPGRIQLREGMAMVAMVGAGVCRNPLHSHRFWQQLKDQPVEFIWQSEESISLVAVLRVGPTESLIRGLHQSLFRAEKRIGLILFGKGNIGSRWLELFGREQKTLSARTGFEFLLAGVVDSRRSLLSYEGVDASRAMAFFEEEAVEQDEESLFLWMRAHPFDDLVVLDITASDTLADQYLDFASHGFHVISANKIAGASSGNRYRQIRDAFAKTGRQWLYNATVGAGLPINHTVRDLRESGDSILAISGIFSGTLSWLFLQYDGTVPFTELVDQAWQQGLTEPDPRVDLSGQDVMRKLVILAREAGYEIEPGQVRVESLVPKSCEGESVDHFFENGEALNEQMQQRFEAAQEMGLVLRYVARFDANGKARVGVEAVRNDHPLASLLPCDNVFAIESRWYRDNPLVIRGPGAGRDVTAGAIQSDLNRLAQLL
- the ppc gene encoding phosphoenolpyruvate carboxylase, whose translation is MNEQYSAMRSNVSMLGKLLGDTIKDALGENILERVETIRKLSKSSRAGNDAHRKELLSTLQNLSNDELLPVARAFSQFLNLTNVAEQYHTISPKGEGAHHPEMLSKVFDRLKQQPNLTEAQIREAIESLSLELVLTAHPTEITRRTLIHKLVEVNSCLKQLDHNDLSDYDRSLIMRRLRQLVAQAWHTDEIRKYRPSPIDEAKWGFAVVENSLWEGVPGFLRELNEQVEASFGVKLPVDFVPVQFTSWMGGDRDGNPNVTADITRHALQLSRWKATDLFLRDIAVLVSELSMSECTPEVRELCGNPEALEPYREIMKNLRGQLMSTQSYLERRLKGERLPRPADLLISNDQLWDPLYTCYQSLQACGMGIIANGQLLDTLRRVKCFGVPLVRIDIRQESTRHTEAIAEITRFLGLGDYESWSEADKQAFLIRELNSKRPLLPRQWQPSAETREVLETCRVVAEVPKGSVAAYVISMAKVPSDVLAVHLLLKEAGIPFTLPVVPLFETLDDLNNANDVMNQLLNIDWYRGIIQGKQMVMIGYSDSAKDAGVMAASWAQYQAQDALIKTCEKAGIALTLFHGRGGSIGRGGAPAHAALLSQPPGSLKGGLRVTEQGEMIRFKYGLPEVTISSLSLYTGAILEANLLPPPEPEAAWCGIMDQLSADSCAMYRGYVRENKDFVPYFRSATPEQELGKLPLGSRPAKRRASGGVESLRAIPWIFAWTQNRLMLPAWLGAGAALQKAMEAGHQDQLETMCRDWPFFSTRLGMLEMVFSKADLWLAEYYDQRLVEQPLWPLGKQLRDQLDSDIKAVLTIANDAHLMADQPWIAESIALRNVYTDPLNVLQAELLHRSRQLEIKGEEPNADVEQALMVTIAGVAAGMRNTG
- a CDS encoding argininosuccinate synthase, which codes for MQDKSIKKIVLAYSGGLDTSAIIPWLKENYGGCEVVAFVADIGQERGDLEGVEQKALQSGASECHVVDLREEFISDYVYPVLQTGALYEGTYLLGTSMARPIIAKAQVELALKVGADALCHGATGKGNDQVRFETTYTALAPQLKVVAPWREWDLRSREALLDYLKERNIPTTASLEKIYSRDENAWHISTEGGVLESPWNAPNKDCWVWTVDPLEAPDQPEQVTVSVEKGRVVAVNGKTLSPYQCLEALNTIGAKHGVGRIDIVENRLVGIKSRGCYETPGGTIMVNALRAVEQLVLDRDSFKWREQLGHEMSYVVYDGRWFAPLRKSIQAAAESLAADVNGEVVLQLYKGQVTAIQKKSANSLYSEEFATFGEDEVYDHRHAGGFIRLFSLSSRIRALNEKK
- the argH gene encoding argininosuccinate lyase, which translates into the protein MALWGGRFTQAADQRFKQFNDSLRFDYRLAEQDIIGSVAWSKALVTVNVLTAEEQQQLESALNVLLEEVRANPQQILESDAEDIHSYVEGRLIEKVGALGKKLHTGRSRNDQVATDLKLWCKAQVSELLIASRQLQQALVATAEANQDAVMPGYTHLQRAQPVTFAHWCLAYVEMLARDESRLQDTLKRLDVSPLGCGALAGTAYEIDREQLAGWLGFASATRNSLDTVSDRDHVLELLSDASIGMVHLSRFAEDLIFFNTGESGFVELSDKVTSGSSLMPQKKNPDALELIRGKCGRVQGALTGMMMTLKGLPLAYNKDMQEDKEGLFDALDTWSDCLHMAALVLEGIQVKRPRCQEAAEQGYANATELADYLVGKGVPFREAHHIVGEVVVAAIQKGVALEALKLEELQAFSSVINDDVYPVLSLQSCLDKRNAKGGVSPHQVSLAITEAKNRLA
- the argE gene encoding acetylornithine deacetylase; this translates as MKTKLPPFIELYRELIATPSISATDIAIDQSNETLINMLAGWFRDLGFSVEVQPVPGTRHKFNMLAKTGSGAGGLLLAGHTDTVPFDDGRWTRDPFTLTEHDNKLYGLGTADMKGFFAFILDTLRDVDVTKLEKPLYILATADEETTMAGAKYFSENTTIRPDCAIIGEPTSLKPVRAHKGHLSQAIRIQGQSGHSSDPARGVNAIELMHESITHLMGLRNTLKERYHHDGFAIPYPTMNFGYINGGDAPNRICACCDMYMDIRPLPGLSLNELEGLLNEALAPVSERWPGRVTVSELHPPIPGYECPRNHQLVQVVEKLLGTETEIVNYCTEAPFINELCPTLVLGPGSINQAHQPDEYIDTAFIKPTRELIAQVVQHFCHH
- the argC gene encoding N-acetyl-gamma-glutamyl-phosphate reductase codes for the protein MLNTLIVGASGYAGVELATYLNRHPQVNITALAVSAQSPDAGKLLSDLHPQLKGILDMPLMPLSGAAEYAEKVDVVFLATAHEVSHDLAPEFLAAGCVVFDLSAAFRVNSESFFTDYYGFSHQHQAWLEKAVYGLAEWQHDQIKEAQLIAVPGCYPTAAQLALKPLIEADLLNNAQWPVINATSGVSGAGRKAAMGTSFCEVSLQPYGIFTHRHQPEIAAHLGVPVIFTPHLGNFPRGILATTTCRLKAGVTREDVAEAFHNAYHDKPLVRLYDKGVPSIKGVVGLPFCDIGFAVQGEHLIVVSAEDNLLKGASSQAVQCLNIRFGFPETQSLI
- the argB gene encoding acetylglutamate kinase, whose product is MTNPLIIKLGGVLLDSEEALARLFDALVAYRATHQRQLLIVHGGGCLVDELMSKLSLPVKKKNGLRVTPADQIDIITGALAGTANKTLLAWSKKQGIEAVGLCLGDGGSVNVEAFDEELGHVGQATPGSPVLINTLLTAGFLPVISSIGITQDGKLMNVNADQAATALAATLGADLILLSDVSGILDGKGQRIEEMTAAYAEKLIAEGVITDGMIVKVHAALDAARTLGRPVDIASWRHAEQLPTLFNGVSIGTRILA